The DNA sequence CCTGAAGAAAAATATAGGAAAAGGAGTAAAATTATGGTATTCTGTAATGGAAAATAAACCTAACGGTTTAGAAAAGCCTGTTACAATGAATATGAAAGGGAAAAGCGTACCAACTCCTAAAGTTCAGGAAACAATGCCTCAAGGTTTTTCATCTAATATTGTTAATCCTTTTGTCGTTCCTGGAATCAAAAAAGTAAATATTGATTCTAATTTGAAATCTGATTTTTCCTTTGATAACTATGTAGAAGGAGAAAGCAATAAATTTGCAGCAACAGTAGCAAGATCTATTGCAAAAAGACCGGGAGCAACAGCTTTTAATCCATTGTTCTTATATGGAGGATATGGAGTAGGTAAGACACACTTGGGACAAGCAGTAGGATTGGAAGTTAAAAGCCAGTTTCCTGATAAAGTTGTTCTTTATTTATCTTCTGAAAAATTTATACAGCAATTTATTTCAGCAGCAAAAGCACATAAACAAACTGAATTTGCTAACTTTTACCAAATGGTAGATGTTTTAATTATAGATGATATTCAGTTTCTTTCCGGCAAATCAGCTACTCAAGATAGCTTCTTCCATATTTTTGATTATTTACATCAGAATGGAAAACAGATTATCCTGACTTCTGATAAAGCTCCTGTGGATATTATGGATATCCAGGACAGAATTGTTTCCCGTTTCAAATGGGGACTTTCTGCAGAGATCAAATCTCCGGATCTTGATACCAGAAGAAAGATCATTGTAGATAAACTAAGCAGAGATGGGATAGTTTTAACCGAAGATATGCTTGATTTCTTAGCTGCTGAGGCTAAGACTAACGTAAGAGAGCTAATTGGAGTAATCAATTCAGTAATTGCCTACTCGACAATCTATAAATCTGATTTAAGTCTTGAATTATTAAAGGATACCATTAATAAGATTGCTGCTAATCAGAAAAAAATCATCAATATTCCTTATATTCAGGAGATTGTGTGTGATTATTTTGGAATCAAAAGAGAGCAGTTGCTATCTAAAACAAGAAAAAGAGAGATCGCACTTCCAAGACAGTTG is a window from the Chryseobacterium sp. T16E-39 genome containing:
- the dnaA gene encoding chromosomal replication initiator protein DnaA, which translates into the protein MDENLMMIWQKCLQFMRDNLNAAEDNSDLKKLEKSFDLLFDKVQPISLVDNNLTLMVPSDFYKEYIEDNYLSLLSAALKKNIGKGVKLWYSVMENKPNGLEKPVTMNMKGKSVPTPKVQETMPQGFSSNIVNPFVVPGIKKVNIDSNLKSDFSFDNYVEGESNKFAATVARSIAKRPGATAFNPLFLYGGYGVGKTHLGQAVGLEVKSQFPDKVVLYLSSEKFIQQFISAAKAHKQTEFANFYQMVDVLIIDDIQFLSGKSATQDSFFHIFDYLHQNGKQIILTSDKAPVDIMDIQDRIVSRFKWGLSAEIKSPDLDTRRKIIVDKLSRDGIVLTEDMLDFLAAEAKTNVRELIGVINSVIAYSTIYKSDLSLELLKDTINKIAANQKKIINIPYIQEIVCDYFGIKREQLLSKTRKREIALPRQLAMYFAKEFTNATFTKIGEEMGGKDHSTVMYACETIKDVSKIDKEVKKYVKELTERIKH